A portion of the Paucilactobacillus hokkaidonensis JCM 18461 genome contains these proteins:
- a CDS encoding PTS system mannose/fructose/sorbose family transporter subunit IID, which produces MSENPTVEASNDEPQATTEHRIPQPDAITNKDLMKSWFGWWWANEIPHTFDRMLAPSFCFGLIPTLQKLYKDKDELAKAFQRHLLFFNTQATWGGGTLTGVTISLEEARAKALANGEEPISEDMINNTKVGLMGPLAGIGDSIDSGTVQYIFIAMFLPFAKQGNFLGALLPFLCFAIATFTYGYYFTKMGYSLGRSAAKEIMTGGRMQGIIDGLGILGLYMMGILAGQYITVRSYLKFSISGKVFNVNSILNEILPGALPLLAVMLVYWYFQRQGLKITRALLYLTGALIVLGIFYII; this is translated from the coding sequence ATGAGTGAAAATCCAACAGTAGAAGCAAGTAACGATGAACCACAAGCAACAACTGAACATCGGATTCCACAACCAGATGCGATTACCAATAAAGATTTGATGAAATCATGGTTTGGCTGGTGGTGGGCTAATGAAATCCCGCATACATTTGACCGAATGCTAGCTCCTTCATTTTGTTTCGGTTTAATTCCAACATTACAAAAACTATATAAAGATAAAGATGAATTAGCTAAGGCATTTCAACGGCATTTATTATTCTTTAATACCCAAGCTACTTGGGGTGGTGGTACCCTAACCGGTGTAACCATTTCACTTGAAGAAGCACGTGCCAAAGCATTGGCAAATGGTGAAGAACCAATTTCAGAAGATATGATCAACAATACTAAAGTTGGTTTGATGGGTCCGTTAGCCGGGATTGGTGATTCGATTGATTCCGGAACTGTCCAATATATTTTTATTGCGATGTTTTTACCATTTGCTAAGCAGGGTAATTTCTTAGGAGCATTGCTTCCATTCCTATGTTTTGCAATTGCAACCTTCACTTACGGTTATTACTTTACCAAGATGGGTTATTCATTAGGGCGGTCTGCCGCTAAAGAAATCATGACTGGTGGCCGGATGCAAGGAATTATTGATGGTCTAGGAATCTTAGGTCTTTACATGATGGGTATTTTAGCCGGTCAATACATCACAGTGAGAAGTTACTTGAAATTCTCAATTAGTGGCAAAGTATTTAACGTGAACTCAATTTTGAATGAAATTTTACCAGGAGCTTTACCATTACTGGCAGTTATGCTTGTGTACTGGTATTTCCAACGCCAAGGACTTAAAATCACCCGTGCCTTGTTATACTTAACTGGTGCCTTGATTGTACTAGGAATCTTCTACATCATCTAA
- a CDS encoding LysR family transcriptional regulator, which translates to MNPELLQTFLKIVEYKQISQAADSLYITQAAVSNRLRRLESQLGVTLINRLKGQPTVTLTRYGEKLVPIAEQWMQLVHQTTNLKESANFHNIKVASAPSISESILSIICPLLMKEDPTLRYSLINGNADYIYSCVESGTADIGFTFYKMYRHQINTRKISEEHLMLVTNNLSEYPDMVTVDMLSRHDEIYMPWNDEFDAWHTMCWDSELQPLVVLDAGTLILPYLSFKQAWSLIPESLAHQLLLRDSNLRSLRLVEQPPALPVVAVKRKVPGTEQKELERLEFKIRSELYKIHQQ; encoded by the coding sequence TTGAATCCCGAATTATTGCAAACATTTTTAAAAATCGTTGAGTACAAACAAATTTCACAAGCCGCTGATTCGTTATATATTACCCAAGCAGCAGTTAGTAATCGATTACGACGTTTAGAATCACAGTTAGGCGTTACGCTAATTAATCGCCTCAAAGGACAACCCACCGTGACGTTGACCCGGTATGGCGAAAAGCTGGTTCCAATTGCTGAACAATGGATGCAGTTAGTTCACCAAACGACCAATTTAAAGGAATCAGCTAATTTTCACAACATTAAAGTGGCCAGTGCGCCTTCTATTAGTGAATCAATTCTTTCTATTATTTGTCCGTTGTTAATGAAAGAAGATCCTACTCTAAGATATTCATTAATTAATGGTAACGCTGACTATATCTACAGTTGCGTGGAAAGCGGCACTGCTGATATTGGTTTTACCTTTTATAAAATGTATCGCCACCAAATCAATACTCGTAAAATAAGTGAAGAGCACTTAATGTTGGTCACTAACAATCTCAGCGAATATCCAGATATGGTCACTGTGGACATGTTGTCGCGCCATGATGAAATCTACATGCCATGGAACGATGAATTCGATGCCTGGCACACAATGTGTTGGGACAGCGAATTACAACCACTAGTGGTGCTTGATGCCGGAACTTTAATTTTACCTTATCTATCGTTCAAACAGGCCTGGTCCTTAATTCCAGAATCACTGGCCCATCAATTACTGTTGCGCGACTCTAATTTACGTTCTTTACGTTTAGTCGAGCAGCCTCCGGCATTGCCCGTAGTCGCAGTTAAAAGGAAAGTGCCTGGCACGGAACAAAAAGAGCTCGAACGACTAGAATTTAAAATTCGATCGGAATTATACAAAATTCATCAGCAATAA
- a CDS encoding SDR family oxidoreductase yields the protein MEIKNQVVVITGASTGIGRATALALSKLGAKVVLGARRASKLESLVAEIKQNGGDAVYQITDVTDFSQVKKLIDVAVTQFGRVDVLFNNAGVIPVGSLSDLSVMSTEHLVDVNIKGVLYGIKAVLPVMHQQGSGHIITTGSNASHVITPEFATYASTKFAVRAIMDGLRQEEIGNHIRATLIAPGTVNTNLYESISDPVKQQQSKEFVAAHGMNPAVIANAVIYALEQPDNIGVNEVLIRDVEQAD from the coding sequence ATGGAAATTAAAAATCAAGTGGTTGTAATTACGGGAGCGTCAACAGGAATCGGTAGGGCCACTGCATTAGCTTTAAGTAAATTGGGAGCTAAGGTAGTATTGGGAGCAAGAAGAGCAAGTAAATTGGAATCATTAGTCGCTGAAATCAAACAAAATGGTGGTGATGCAGTTTATCAAATTACTGATGTCACTGATTTTTCACAGGTCAAAAAATTAATTGATGTGGCTGTTACCCAATTTGGCCGAGTTGATGTGTTATTTAACAATGCTGGTGTCATACCGGTTGGGTCGCTGAGTGATTTGTCAGTTATGTCAACTGAGCATCTGGTAGATGTGAATATTAAGGGTGTTTTGTACGGAATTAAGGCTGTGCTGCCAGTAATGCATCAACAAGGCAGCGGGCATATTATTACAACTGGTTCTAATGCCAGCCATGTTATTACACCAGAATTTGCAACATATGCCAGTACTAAATTTGCCGTGCGGGCAATCATGGACGGCTTACGACAAGAAGAAATTGGTAATCATATTCGAGCTACTTTAATCGCTCCAGGTACGGTTAATACTAATTTATATGAGTCCATCAGTGATCCGGTTAAGCAGCAGCAATCAAAAGAATTTGTTGCTGCACATGGAATGAATCCTGCAGTGATTGCTAACGCGGTTATCTATGCATTGGAACAGCCGGATAATATTGGCGTTAATGAAGTTTTGATTAGGGATGTGGAACAAGCCGATTAG
- a CDS encoding HAD-IC family P-type ATPase, with amino-acid sequence MIDDDPHIQTNNQQWWQMSSAEIADTLKTDPEEGLSRAEAQERLTKNGRNELTAKKKSNFIRFIKQFNNSIIYILAVAAIVTFLMHHYSDSIVIALVIIANAIIGYVQERQADDALAKISELLISKNFVIRGDEKLELDSRELVVGDLVNLEAGDAIPADLRLISADNFSVQESSLTGESVSVEKTDEPLTNGDLAITSQTNMAFASTLVTTGSALGIVTATAIDTEIGHIQQSVSEVKEQPTPLMRNLNKLGFGLSVAILIAAAILFIIGWLTQVYSLPILLIVIVTMVVGSMPEGLPASTSVVLAMGTQQMTKKNVIVKTLPAVETLGAVDIVNTDKTGTLTKNEMTVTVATTADRVYEISGVGYDAEGNLDLDGQLQYNGKTVDWHSDDNMRWLINIAGQTTDAQLHHEDGVWEITGEPTDGALTTLFKKLTGEYPDSEPIDSLPFDSAIRYSARLVDFEGQRVLMLKGSPATIINMAVENGMPIDEQYWEDQMAKMTAQGLRVVALAYQPVATDIEDIDPISIGQDMIIAGMVGMIDPPREEVAQSIIQLRQAGIKVKMITGDHPDTAKAIAATLGLDERINAITGPEIDEMSPEQLQDHIDEYNVFARTTPKNKLQIVNAQRANGHVVSMTGDGVNDAPALKQADIGVAMGIKGTEVAKESANMVLANDKFTDIVAAVREGRHVFDNINKTIRFLLPTSFAEGLVVAFSILLGQEMPLYPTQLLWINMVSALTIQFAFIFEPPESGIMMRGPRSVKSGILSKMDIVEIVYVSVLISGLGIWAFDWVTGLGVPTVVASTMTLNIIIFGKIFYLFNIRNSYPVISKYFFQNKMAFYIIGVLILLQMGIIYLPFMHGIFHTTSVNFFFGWLIPIIAGVIVLVITEIIKLARIAYRKESGKKAEQFN; translated from the coding sequence ATGATTGACGATGACCCGCATATACAAACTAACAATCAACAATGGTGGCAAATGTCGAGCGCTGAAATTGCCGACACACTCAAGACTGATCCTGAAGAAGGATTAAGTCGAGCAGAGGCCCAGGAACGATTAACTAAAAACGGACGTAATGAATTAACAGCAAAGAAAAAATCCAATTTTATTCGTTTCATTAAACAATTCAATAACAGTATCATCTATATTTTAGCGGTCGCGGCGATTGTTACCTTTCTAATGCACCACTACTCTGACTCAATCGTTATTGCATTGGTAATTATTGCCAACGCCATTATCGGTTATGTGCAAGAACGCCAGGCTGATGATGCGCTCGCTAAAATTAGTGAATTACTAATTTCTAAAAACTTTGTCATCCGTGGTGATGAAAAACTAGAACTGGATTCTCGTGAGCTCGTCGTGGGCGATTTAGTTAACTTAGAAGCTGGGGATGCAATTCCAGCCGACCTGCGACTCATCTCGGCCGATAATTTTAGTGTGCAAGAATCATCCTTAACTGGGGAATCAGTTTCTGTTGAAAAAACTGATGAACCACTTACTAATGGTGATTTAGCCATTACATCGCAAACCAATATGGCATTTGCCTCAACATTGGTCACGACCGGTTCGGCACTTGGAATTGTGACCGCAACGGCCATTGATACCGAAATTGGTCACATCCAACAGTCAGTTAGTGAAGTTAAAGAACAACCGACACCCTTAATGCGCAACTTAAATAAACTCGGATTTGGTTTATCCGTTGCCATCTTAATTGCGGCGGCAATATTGTTTATTATTGGGTGGTTGACACAAGTTTATAGTCTGCCAATCCTCTTAATAGTCATTGTCACTATGGTCGTGGGCTCAATGCCCGAAGGTTTGCCAGCCAGCACCTCCGTTGTGCTAGCCATGGGAACCCAACAAATGACCAAGAAAAATGTCATTGTGAAAACATTACCGGCCGTAGAAACTTTAGGCGCCGTGGACATTGTTAACACCGATAAAACTGGTACACTGACCAAAAATGAAATGACCGTCACAGTTGCCACCACCGCAGACCGCGTCTATGAAATAAGTGGTGTGGGTTACGACGCCGAGGGTAACCTCGACTTAGATGGTCAACTTCAATACAACGGAAAAACAGTCGACTGGCACAGTGATGACAATATGCGTTGGCTGATCAATATTGCTGGTCAAACTACTGATGCTCAGTTACATCATGAAGATGGCGTTTGGGAAATCACTGGTGAACCCACTGATGGTGCATTGACCACCCTATTTAAAAAGTTAACTGGCGAATATCCAGATTCTGAACCCATTGATTCGCTTCCTTTCGACTCTGCAATTCGGTACTCTGCACGTTTAGTTGATTTTGAAGGCCAGCGTGTATTAATGCTTAAGGGTTCGCCCGCTACGATTATCAATATGGCGGTTGAAAACGGCATGCCGATCGATGAACAATACTGGGAAGATCAAATGGCCAAAATGACCGCCCAGGGATTACGAGTTGTGGCTTTAGCATATCAACCAGTCGCAACAGATATTGAAGATATTGATCCTATTAGTATCGGCCAAGACATGATAATTGCCGGTATGGTTGGTATGATTGATCCGCCACGTGAAGAAGTTGCGCAGTCAATTATCCAACTGCGCCAGGCTGGTATCAAAGTAAAAATGATCACCGGTGATCACCCAGATACGGCTAAGGCAATTGCGGCCACTTTAGGCTTGGATGAGCGAATTAATGCAATTACCGGTCCTGAAATTGATGAAATGTCCCCCGAACAATTACAAGATCATATTGATGAATATAATGTGTTTGCTCGGACAACCCCTAAAAACAAGCTGCAAATTGTCAATGCGCAGCGAGCCAATGGTCACGTTGTTTCGATGACCGGGGATGGAGTCAATGATGCACCAGCTCTGAAACAAGCCGATATCGGGGTTGCAATGGGGATTAAGGGAACCGAAGTAGCCAAAGAATCAGCGAATATGGTGTTAGCTAACGATAAATTTACTGATATTGTTGCTGCTGTTCGTGAAGGTCGGCATGTCTTTGATAACATCAATAAAACTATTCGATTCTTACTACCAACTAGTTTCGCTGAGGGTTTAGTAGTTGCTTTCAGTATTTTACTTGGACAAGAAATGCCCTTGTACCCAACTCAGTTGTTATGGATCAACATGGTTTCGGCCCTAACAATCCAGTTTGCGTTTATCTTTGAACCGCCAGAGAGTGGCATTATGATGCGTGGACCCCGCTCGGTTAAATCAGGAATCCTGTCTAAAATGGATATCGTCGAGATTGTCTATGTTTCCGTCTTGATCTCCGGACTAGGAATTTGGGCATTTGATTGGGTCACCGGCCTAGGTGTTCCAACAGTTGTAGCTAGCACAATGACATTAAATATTATCATCTTTGGTAAAATTTTCTATCTGTTCAATATCCGCAACTCCTATCCCGTTATTTCTAAGTATTTTTTCCAAAATAAAATGGCGTTTTATATCATTGGTGTTTTAATCCTGTTGCAAATGGGAATTATCTATCTTCCATTCATGCATGGTATTTTCCACACAACCAGTGTTAACTTCTTCTTTGGTTGGTTAATCCCAATTATTGCAGGAGTAATCGTCTTAGTAATTACGGAAATTATAAAACTGGCCCGCATTGCATACCGTAAGGAAAGTGGTAAGAAAGCGGAACAATTCAACTAA
- a CDS encoding SDR family oxidoreductase, whose amino-acid sequence MHVKDQIVVITGASSGIGKATAIKLAKLGAKVMLGARRATELQSIVAQIEKNGGVAQYRVTDVTKFEDVRQLVNAAKKVFGRVDVLYCNAGVMPVATIDSLSIDEINAMVDINIKGVLHGIKAVLPTFHEQGSGHLIATASNSAHVINSRFAVYAATKFAVRAIMDGLRQEEIGNHIRSTIISPGAVNTNLYKTSSDPTTRAELQQVERDRGINPDTIADAVVYAMTQPDNIGVNEVLLREIQQDD is encoded by the coding sequence ATGCATGTTAAGGATCAAATTGTCGTGATCACTGGGGCGTCTTCCGGAATTGGTAAGGCCACTGCTATTAAATTAGCAAAATTAGGTGCCAAAGTTATGTTGGGAGCAAGACGGGCAACTGAGTTGCAAAGCATTGTTGCCCAGATTGAAAAAAACGGTGGAGTTGCTCAGTATCGGGTTACCGATGTTACTAAATTTGAGGATGTCCGTCAGCTTGTCAATGCGGCTAAGAAAGTATTTGGCCGGGTTGACGTATTATATTGCAATGCTGGTGTGATGCCTGTTGCAACTATTGATAGTTTGAGTATTGATGAAATTAATGCAATGGTGGACATTAATATTAAGGGTGTATTACACGGAATCAAAGCTGTATTACCAACTTTCCATGAGCAGGGTAGCGGTCATTTGATTGCCACGGCCTCAAATTCTGCCCACGTTATAAATTCGCGATTTGCAGTTTATGCGGCCACTAAATTTGCTGTTCGGGCAATCATGGATGGGTTGCGGCAAGAAGAGATTGGTAATCATATTCGGTCTACGATCATTTCGCCAGGGGCAGTTAATACTAATTTATATAAAACTTCGAGCGATCCAACCACTCGCGCCGAGTTACAGCAAGTGGAACGAGACCGTGGGATTAATCCAGATACAATTGCCGATGCAGTGGTTTACGCAATGACGCAGCCAGATAATATTGGTGTTAATGAAGTTTTACTACGTGAAATTCAGCAAGATGATTAG
- a CDS encoding PTS mannose/fructose/sorbose/N-acetylgalactosamine transporter subunit IIC — translation MDVTLSVWQALLIAIWVALVESRVLGFATLTMRFSPLMTGMMVGFIMGDIKQAMIVTAAIQLVYMGFVAPGGALPAEPAIGAAIAVPVALLGHMSPQGAIAIAVPVALLGSYLYQFRFFLNTFALKPMDKYAREGNAHGLRLSIIGIPTLISFVLFIPLIFIALYFGAPVISSLVSSIAHGTVIHVLNTVGGGLAALGIAIIMQVIGKTRLLPFFFLAYFMSVAFAKLNINMTIYAIFGVIFAILYVTLSQKNASDNS, via the coding sequence ATGGATGTCACGTTATCGGTATGGCAGGCTTTATTGATTGCCATTTGGGTTGCGCTAGTTGAATCACGAGTTCTTGGATTTGCGACACTGACAATGCGGTTTAGCCCATTAATGACCGGGATGATGGTCGGATTTATCATGGGTGATATTAAACAGGCCATGATTGTTACGGCAGCAATTCAGTTGGTTTACATGGGTTTTGTTGCTCCAGGTGGTGCATTGCCAGCTGAGCCTGCAATTGGTGCTGCCATTGCGGTTCCAGTTGCACTGTTAGGTCATATGAGTCCTCAAGGGGCGATCGCCATTGCGGTTCCAGTTGCATTGTTAGGAAGTTACCTGTATCAGTTCCGGTTCTTCCTAAACACATTTGCGTTAAAGCCAATGGACAAGTATGCACGTGAGGGAAATGCCCACGGATTGAGACTTTCAATTATTGGGATTCCAACCTTAATTTCGTTTGTACTATTTATTCCACTAATTTTTATTGCACTTTACTTTGGGGCTCCAGTTATTTCTAGTTTAGTTTCCAGCATTGCTCACGGGACAGTTATTCATGTTTTGAATACCGTTGGTGGTGGCCTGGCTGCTCTAGGAATTGCAATTATCATGCAAGTTATTGGTAAGACACGCTTATTACCATTCTTCTTCTTGGCCTACTTTATGAGTGTGGCATTTGCCAAATTAAATATTAACATGACTATTTACGCAATCTTCGGTGTTATCTTTGCGATCTTGTACGTTACACTTTCGCAAAAGAATGCATCAGACAATAGTTAA
- a CDS encoding histidine phosphatase family protein: MANLTVYVIRHGETLLNSFNRMQGWCDSDLTKKGRQDAIKTGQTLSSVHFDYAYSSDLNRAIDTKNLILQQLDQVPPVSKVNSDFREVLFGYFEGLDSDATWKQVGQPAGYNTQEEIIADKGLIEARRLMHLADPSNLAETYAQVIKRWQAGLNQLRKDAHDNANILLVTHGTFIRTLADYHHINTLDNYPKNGGISILKLSDNDSQLITYNE, from the coding sequence ATGGCTAATTTAACGGTTTATGTCATCCGGCATGGTGAAACATTATTAAATTCTTTTAATCGTATGCAAGGGTGGTGTGATTCAGACCTAACTAAAAAGGGACGTCAAGATGCAATTAAAACAGGACAAACGCTTAGCTCAGTCCATTTTGACTACGCCTATTCTTCTGATCTCAACCGCGCAATTGATACTAAAAATCTAATTTTACAACAATTGGACCAAGTTCCCCCAGTCTCAAAAGTTAACTCTGATTTTCGCGAAGTATTGTTTGGTTATTTTGAAGGCTTGGATTCTGATGCAACTTGGAAACAAGTTGGTCAGCCAGCCGGTTACAATACCCAAGAAGAAATCATTGCTGACAAAGGATTGATAGAAGCTCGGCGATTAATGCATTTGGCCGACCCCAGCAACTTGGCCGAAACATACGCGCAGGTAATTAAGCGCTGGCAAGCTGGTTTAAACCAGCTCCGTAAAGATGCTCACGATAATGCCAACATTTTGCTGGTGACTCACGGTACTTTTATTAGAACTTTAGCAGATTATCATCATATCAATACGCTGGATAACTACCCTAAAAATGGTGGTATTTCAATTTTGAAGTTATCAGATAATGATTCTCAATTAATAACATACAATGAATAA
- a CDS encoding PTS system mannose/fructose/N-acetylgalactosamine-transporter subunit IIB, with the protein MGIINLARVDDRLIHGQVMTKWTKGFGTNSVYVVDNATAADDFMKDIYVSTNSTGGLSIKVYSATEVAEEWKKNQFGDDKVVIVFKYIKEVQEALDAGLELKSLNIGGVSKKPNTEFVIPTVAIGDEERALLKAIHDSGIDVFFQTVPDSRKVEYNSAIK; encoded by the coding sequence ATGGGAATAATTAATTTAGCTCGTGTCGATGATCGTTTAATTCACGGTCAAGTAATGACAAAATGGACCAAAGGTTTTGGAACTAACTCAGTTTATGTGGTGGATAACGCTACTGCAGCTGATGACTTTATGAAAGACATTTACGTCAGCACAAATTCAACTGGTGGTTTGAGCATTAAAGTGTATTCAGCCACAGAAGTTGCCGAAGAATGGAAGAAAAATCAATTTGGTGATGACAAAGTAGTGATTGTCTTTAAGTACATCAAAGAAGTGCAAGAAGCACTTGATGCTGGACTTGAACTTAAATCATTAAATATCGGTGGGGTTTCTAAGAAACCAAATACTGAATTTGTTATTCCAACGGTGGCCATTGGTGATGAAGAGCGTGCTTTATTAAAAGCAATTCATGATAGCGGCATTGATGTGTTCTTCCAAACCGTACCAGATTCTAGAAAAGTTGAATATAATTCAGCTATCAAGTAA
- a CDS encoding PTS sugar transporter subunit IIA: MKRAFLVITHGDMGTETVKSMELLMGPQENVTALGLHPGESVDSLRDQAYEVLAKNEDQYEETIVLVDLLGGSPSNVSLSTLAKYRELKIVTGLSLPLLINLLNFSEAEADTEKLINDSIDVAKDGMKLIDKNFLQHKS; this comes from the coding sequence ATGAAACGTGCATTTTTAGTAATTACACATGGTGACATGGGTACTGAAACAGTCAAAAGTATGGAACTCTTAATGGGTCCCCAAGAAAATGTAACTGCGTTGGGTTTACACCCAGGCGAATCAGTTGATTCATTACGAGATCAAGCTTACGAGGTTCTAGCCAAAAATGAGGACCAGTATGAGGAAACTATTGTATTGGTTGATTTGCTTGGCGGGAGTCCATCGAACGTTTCATTATCGACATTAGCTAAGTATCGCGAATTAAAGATTGTAACCGGATTAAGTTTGCCATTGCTAATTAACTTATTGAACTTTTCAGAGGCAGAGGCTGATACTGAAAAGCTGATCAACGATTCTATTGATGTTGCTAAGGATGGTATGAAGCTAATTGATAAGAACTTTTTGCAACATAAAAGTTAA